The following proteins are co-located in the Bombus pascuorum chromosome 3, iyBomPasc1.1, whole genome shotgun sequence genome:
- the LOC132904815 gene encoding zinc finger CCHC domain-containing protein 2 yields MVCKENVVSWFGNLSSYKRIDVMCTLLNMCLPFEIRYLGTCVEDIGKRDYNDLRDTEHHANSATDLAELTTLGVADKRTRRKLALYMALLHSCNYACAVILYKNLSNFDYQEISNLLNGTTFTPDDQPLEELLLLYTMALNHPAFTYEQKSVFGNIYIKLQEEEARLNLSKLNSSYKQAQGCAPCMNTNERLIDTEMQGSCMMAPPPMQTYHGEMTMRNNTMVTGVPPGLSMPPPGLCLPTPEQMPMGSGGATQYLHLGFPSVNHMPPWTGQVMMGNQLMYHTGDMLAYPPSPLVSRQSSPSQSRSPSRSNSPMGRRNNTMPRTSSQVTQSTSNTLTSTSASNSQTSICSSNANSLPPLPTLGTNRSHPSQPPLLPSRSVPLSISSSTTFSRHNSIENTPSTLIPAAPQSKQPPPPRLRSSISGDSLRETLGKEMPNFKGNLQNFSLDEIRRMSDEDLREIGLTQNAVGQLRSIVKSQTTNGLNQISTDKKLDSTSSTTHTVVDSVENEAIPGMEMLNDNGNQSSKSMPLQEQHPAMHHHHNHAATPNLRRYPTMPPLDPAQIQMYPAPPPMYAAQNAPCYACLTLPVAGVQNRYSRCNAQHVYCLTQLQALRLDPENSRHCSQSSSSDSTGSRSPPETPPAAPWVSGSESNPPPVTDHLSSAPVHSTSAVSHPASQQPIQSGPERQRTRRNQTHVMRHKNQMVNGGGPPNLSQCVSFPTPPSQSQVTYLPHGHFPALRPSSGIYSNFSHGPYARPAYPTTYQPNGEMMYQYPGHPSSGGTPPPPPNAAATPVQAPYMPPTPIVTYAPAAVPPTKISCYNCGSSSHLAVDCKDQTMEDLTKKAQYRLDYSIMKQPGECPNSDK; encoded by the exons ATGGTGTGTAAGGAGAACGTGGTATCATGGTTTGGGAATCTGTCCAG TTATAAACGCATCGATGTCATGTGCACGTTACTAAACATGTGCCTGCCGTTTGAAATAAGATACCTTGGCACTTGTGTAGAGGATATTGGTAAACGGGACTACAATGATCTCCGTGACACGGAACATCATGCAAACAGTGCCACTGATCTTGCCGAGTTAACAACCTTAGGTGTGGCAGATAAACGCACACGAAGGAAACTTGCGCTCTACATGGCATTATTACATTCTTGTAATTATGCATGTGCTGTAATCTTGTACaagaatttgtcaaattttgacTACCAAGAAATCTCTAACCTATTAAATGGGACCACCTTTACACCGGATGATCAACCACTTGAAGAACTGCTCTTATTGTATACAATGGCTTTAAATCATCCAGCATTTACATATGAGCAGAAAAGTGTCTTCGGTAACATTTACATAAAGCttcaagaagaagaagctcGTCTGAATCTTTCAAAGTTAAATTCATCTTACAAACAAGCAcag GGTTGCGCACCATGTATGAATACAAATGAAAGATTAATAGACACAGAGATGCAAGGCAGTTGTATGATGGCTCCACCACCAATGCAAACTTATCATG GAGAAATGACAATGAGAAATAATACCATGGTAACCGGTGTTCCCCCTGGTCTTTCTATGCCTCCACCTGGATTATGCCTGCCAACTCCAGAACAAATGCCAATGGGATCAGGTGGTGCAACTCAATACCTTCACCTTGGCTTTCCATCAGTAAATCACATGCCACCATGGACAGGTCAGGTTATGATGGGGAATCAACTGATGTATCACACTGGCGACATGTTGGCTTATCCACCTTCCCCCTTAGTCAGCCGTCAATCGTCACCATCCCAGTCTCGATCTCCTAGTCGCAGTAATTCCCCAATGGGTCGCAGAAATAATACAATGCCGCGCACCTCTTCGCAAGTGACTCAGTCTACTTCGAATACCTTAACATCAACGAGTGCCTCTAACAGTCAAACAAGCATCTGCAGCTCAAATGCCAATTCCCTTCCACCACTCCCCACATTGGGTACGAACAGAAGTCATCCTAGTCAACCTCCATTGCTTCCATCACGCTCTGTTCCCTTGTCTATCAGCAGTTCTACTACTTTTTCACGCCATAATAGCATCGAGAATACTCCTTCTACCTTAATTCCGGCAGCACCTCAATCAAAACAACCTCCACCACCACGACTGCGATCTTCAATTTCTGGTGATTCTTTACGAGAAACGCTAGGAAAAGAAATGCCAAATTTCAAAGGCAACTTGCAGAATTTTTCTCTCGACGAG ATCCGAAGAATGAGTGATGAGGACTTGAGGGAAATAGGATTAACACAAAATGCAGTAGGGCAATTACGAAGTATAGTTAAGAGTCAAACTACTAATGGCTTAAATCAAATTTCTactgataaaaaattagataGTACTAGCAGCACAACACACACAGTTGTAGATTCAGTTGAAAATGag gCTATACCAGGAATGGAGATGTTGAATGATAATGGAAATCAAAGCAGTAAGTCAATGCCATTACAGGAACAGCATCCAGCGATGCATCATCATCATAATCATGCAGCTACACCTAATTTACGGCGATATCCTACTATGCCACCATTAGATCCTGCGCAAATACAAATGTATCCTGCACCGCCACCGATGTATGCTGCACAAAATGCACCATGCTATGCCTGTCTTACATTACCTGTCGCCGGGGTACAAAATCGATATTCAAG gtGCAATGCTCAACATGTATATTGTTTAACACAATTACAAGCCTTGAGGTTAGATCCTGAAAACAGCAGGCACTGTTCACAGAGCAGTAGTTCTGATAGTACTGGTAGTAGATCTCCGCCAGAGACTCCTCCGGCAGCACCGTGGGTGAGCGGCAGTGAGAGCAATCCACCGCCAGTTACTGATCATCTTAGTTCTGCACCGGTACATTCTACAAGTGCAGTATCACATCCAGCATCCCAACAACCTATACAATCGGGCCCGGAAAGGCAACGTACTAGAAGAAATCAGACACATGTAATGCGTCATAAAAATCAAATGGTGAACGGCGGTGGGCCACCGAATCTTTCACAATGCGTTTCCTTTCCCACGCCACCTTCGCAGTCGCAGGTCACGTATCTGCCGCATGGTCATTTTCCGGCTTTGAGACCGAGTAGTGGTATTTATTCTAACTTCTCACATGGACCGTATGCAAGACCAGCTTATCCGACCACGTACCAACCGAATGGTGAAATGATGTACCAATATCCTGGACATCCATCCTCGGGAGGAACACCACCACCTCCACCGAATGCAGCCGCGACACCTGTTCAGGCGCCGTATATGCCACCTACTCCGATTGTTACATATGCACCAGCTGCCGTCCCACCAACGAAAATTTCGTGCTATAATTGTGGCAGTAGTAGTCATCTTGCAGTTGACTGTAAAGATCAAACCATGGAAGATCTTACCAAAAAAG CTCAATACCGCTTAGATTACAGTATAATGAAACAACCTGGAGAGTGCCCAAATTCTGACAAGTGA
- the LOC132904838 gene encoding sodium/potassium-transporting ATPase subunit beta-2-like has translation MEGKKVEQYYTPPPKLGKWEGFRVFLWNSETGQFLGRTGASWAKILLFYVIFYAVLAGFFGAMLTVFYQTLDPNAPKWQLDNSLIGSNPGLGFRPMPPSSNVESTLIWYKASDEGNFLHWTRELDKFLEEYQKPATSTNGAQKRMMCDYGKPPAAGKVCDVDMTTWGQCTKKHKYGYNKSAPCIFLKLNKIFGWKPEYYNDTKNLPNTMPTDLQEHIKQEEHANRLDTVWVSCSGENPADVENMGAIQYIPRRGFPGYYFPFTNTPGYLSPLVAVFFEKPKYGVLINIECKAWAHNIIHDRFERRGSVHFELMVD, from the exons ATGGAGGGTAAAAAAGTCGAACAGTATTATACTCCGCCGCCGAAGCTTGGTAAATGGGAGGGTTTTAGGGTCTTTTTATGGAACTCCGAGACTGGACAGTTCCTGGGGCGCACAGGCGCTAGTTGGG CCAAAATCTTGTTATTCTACGTTATTTTTTATGCGGTACTGGCTGGCTTCTTCGGAGCGATGTTAACTGTTTTCTACCAGACGTTAGACCCGAATGCACCGAAATGGCAATTGGACAATTCCTTGATCGGAAGCAACCCCGGACTTGGTTTTAGGCCTATGCCTCCTTCAAGCAATGTTGAAAGTACCTTAATTTGGTACAAAGCAAGTGACGAAGGCAATTTCTTACACTGGACCAGAGAATTGGATAAGTTCCTCGAAG AATACCAAAAACCCGCTACCTCGACAAATGGTGCCCAGAAGAGGATGATGTGCGACTATGGCAAACCACCAGCAGCCGGCAAAGTCTGTGACGTAGACATGACCACGTGGGGACAGTGCACGAAGAAACACAAATATGGATACAACAAATCTGCTCCTTGCATTTTCCTCAAGTTGAACAAG ATTTTCGGCTGGAAACCCGAATATTATAATGACACGAAAAATCTGCCGAACACGATGCCAACCGATCTTCAAGAACACATCAAACAAGAGGAACACGCTAACAGATTGGATACCGTGTGGGTGTCATGTTCCGGTGAAAATCCCGCAGATGTTGAGAACATGGGTGCCATTCAATATATTCCACGTCGTGGTTTTCCTGGATACTACTTCCCGTTCACAAACACCCCTGGATACCTTAGTCCCCTGGTAGCTGTCTTCTTCGAAAAGCCTAAAT ACGGTGTATTGATCAATATCGAATGTAAAGCTTGGGCGCACAATATCATTCACGACAGATTCGAGAGGCGTGGTTCGGTACATTTCGAACTGATGGTGGATTAA